The bacterium genome window below encodes:
- a CDS encoding tetratricopeptide repeat protein → MQESYNGILTDIPGLERHVAAQPASPLFARLASAYINANRPTQALKVCLQGLRYHPGYPTGLLLTARAQVMLRQYSDARQSLRELLRILPVCPAAQALMERMKELELQYPPFTAVAGSSFAETPVERIGEREEKWSRKEDILPGFEVRRRESETIAESDPANEPLPSTGGTLDLAGLASRLETARIPALPEEDMQEEVEEAGHAEIEEVNLEGRPVTETLIMIYVQQGKLREAIDAYRRLAAVNENRRAEFEEKISQLELQLQQQRQNENPT, encoded by the coding sequence ATGCAGGAATCTTACAACGGCATACTGACGGATATTCCCGGACTGGAACGCCATGTGGCGGCGCAGCCTGCGTCCCCGTTGTTCGCCCGGCTGGCATCCGCCTATATCAATGCGAATCGTCCCACCCAGGCCCTCAAGGTGTGTCTGCAGGGACTGCGATACCATCCCGGGTATCCGACGGGACTGCTGCTGACGGCGCGGGCGCAGGTCATGCTCAGGCAATACAGCGATGCCCGACAGAGCCTGCGTGAACTGCTGCGCATTCTGCCGGTATGTCCCGCGGCGCAGGCCCTGATGGAGCGGATGAAAGAGCTGGAACTGCAGTACCCGCCCTTTACCGCGGTCGCGGGCTCAAGCTTCGCGGAAACACCGGTGGAACGCATAGGGGAGCGGGAAGAGAAATGGAGCCGCAAGGAAGACATCCTTCCCGGTTTTGAAGTGCGTCGCCGCGAATCCGAGACGATAGCGGAGTCCGATCCGGCAAATGAACCTCTGCCGTCCACCGGAGGGACGCTGGACCTGGCAGGACTCGCAAGCCGCCTCGAGACCGCGCGCATCCCTGCACTGCCCGAAGAGGATATGCAGGAAGAGGTCGAGGAAGCTGGTCATGCAGAGATCGAAGAAGTGAATCTCGAAGGGAGACCGGTCACGGAAACGCTTATCATGATTTATGTGCAGCAGGGCAAGCTCAGGGAAGCCATCGATGCCTATCGCCGTCTTGCCGCGGTCAACGAAAATCGCCGCGCCGAGTTCGAGGAAAAAATCAGTCAGCTCGAGCTGCAGCTTCAACAGCAACGTCAAAACGAAAATCCAACATAG
- a CDS encoding hydrolase, whose product MLTTEHAMLLVIDVQGKLAELVHRSGQVQNNTRILIEGSKVLGLPVVATEQYPKGLGHTVDAVASALGDAPVIEKSSFSCCGERDFDLKLNELHKTDIIVCGIETHVCVYQTVRDLLALGYNVHIVTDAVSSRTEENWKLGVRKCETLGAKLTSTEMLLFELLQVSGTEQFKAISKLVK is encoded by the coding sequence ATGTTGACGACAGAACATGCCATGCTGCTCGTCATCGACGTGCAGGGCAAGCTGGCGGAGCTTGTACACCGCTCCGGCCAGGTGCAGAACAACACCCGTATTCTTATCGAGGGCAGCAAAGTGCTCGGACTCCCCGTTGTTGCCACCGAACAGTATCCGAAAGGACTCGGTCACACGGTCGACGCGGTAGCCTCCGCACTGGGCGACGCCCCGGTGATAGAGAAAAGCAGCTTCAGCTGCTGCGGTGAGCGTGATTTCGATCTCAAGCTCAATGAGCTTCACAAGACGGATATCATCGTGTGCGGCATCGAAACGCATGTCTGCGTGTACCAGACCGTACGCGATCTGCTGGCGCTTGGCTACAACGTGCACATCGTCACCGATGCCGTCTCGAGTCGCACCGAGGAGAACTGGAAACTGGGTGTTCGCAAATGTGAAACCCTCGGCGCGAAACTGACCAGTACCGAAATGCTGCTGTTCGAGCTGCTGCAGGTATCGGGTACCGAGCAGTTCAAGGCGATCTCGAAGCTGGTCAAGTAA
- a CDS encoding insulinase family protein: protein MKHLRIFIVAAVLLLVGGQATAQIDRSKQPEPGPAPKASFPEYYETQLDNGLKVFVVSNHAEPVVNFRLLVKSGSENDGAHSGVAEFTTDLMTSGTKSMSSLEFAKAADFLGLNIGASAADDQMSVYGSGLKKHMEKLLGLMTDALYNPSFPQDELEKLQKQTLSGLKTVHKSPDAVMSRLQITVGYSPNPYSNFQTEADVEAITRDDLVSFHDKYFIPNNASLAIVGDVTPDEILPIVKQYFGDWKQGNMPTNNFPDPKVIMGRDVHLVDLGKTQTQTEISVSASCIQRNNPDYIPLSMMNSILGGGFSGRLFANLREKHGFTYGAYSSIEGRRFAGMWNATASVRRIATDSAFTQILLEMNRMRDEKVDEDVLDMHKEYASGRFLLGLENPSSIASMVQNIDLYDLPDDYYRNYVSNLMAVTTDDVQHMAQKYLDPQNVALLAVGDASVIADRLKQFGPVKMYDTDMHPVSAEKSFEVDIDAPTLIKKHIAAIGGREKLEDVTSRQMEANVSLDFGMAQAEGVLSETTMAPGKKFQTVTLSVDMGGQTRMLESKQWVDGVHAAVQQPGQPAQKMSGEELASMIEDEQFNPVLRMAELGWTATVKAKKSMDKRVVYVVEMQKQHSQEEWYIDADNYLLIGKSTTAETPQGPITTMNRYSDYRDTDGVMLPYHMTVENPMMTMNADVTSYKHNIDVDESIFTYSAN from the coding sequence ATGAAACACTTACGCATATTCATCGTCGCCGCGGTCCTGCTTCTCGTCGGAGGACAGGCAACGGCACAGATCGACCGATCAAAACAACCGGAACCCGGTCCGGCCCCCAAGGCCTCCTTCCCGGAATACTATGAGACGCAGCTCGACAACGGACTGAAGGTCTTCGTCGTCTCCAATCACGCGGAGCCCGTGGTGAACTTCCGCCTGCTCGTCAAGTCGGGCAGCGAGAATGACGGCGCACATTCCGGTGTCGCCGAATTCACGACCGACCTGATGACTTCGGGTACGAAATCCATGAGCTCACTCGAATTCGCAAAGGCCGCCGACTTCCTCGGACTCAATATCGGCGCATCCGCTGCCGATGATCAGATGTCCGTCTACGGCTCCGGCCTCAAAAAGCATATGGAAAAGCTGCTCGGACTGATGACCGACGCGCTGTACAATCCCAGCTTCCCGCAGGATGAACTCGAGAAGCTGCAGAAGCAGACGCTGAGTGGACTCAAGACCGTGCATAAGAGTCCCGACGCCGTCATGAGCCGCCTGCAGATCACCGTGGGCTACAGCCCCAATCCCTACTCGAATTTCCAGACGGAAGCCGACGTTGAAGCCATCACGCGCGACGACCTGGTTTCCTTCCACGACAAGTACTTCATTCCCAACAACGCCTCGCTGGCCATCGTTGGTGATGTGACGCCGGATGAAATCCTTCCCATTGTCAAGCAGTATTTCGGCGACTGGAAACAGGGCAACATGCCGACGAACAATTTCCCTGATCCGAAAGTGATCATGGGACGCGACGTGCACCTGGTGGATCTCGGTAAAACGCAGACACAGACCGAGATTTCCGTCAGCGCCTCCTGCATTCAGCGCAACAACCCGGACTACATTCCCCTGTCGATGATGAACTCGATCCTCGGCGGTGGCTTCAGCGGACGCCTGTTCGCGAACCTCCGCGAGAAGCACGGCTTCACCTACGGCGCATACAGCAGCATCGAAGGACGCCGCTTCGCGGGCATGTGGAACGCCACAGCATCGGTCCGCCGCATCGCAACCGATTCCGCCTTCACGCAGATTCTTCTTGAAATGAATCGCATGCGGGATGAGAAAGTGGATGAGGACGTTCTCGACATGCACAAGGAATACGCCAGTGGCCGTTTCCTGCTCGGTCTCGAGAATCCTTCCAGCATCGCCTCCATGGTGCAGAATATCGATCTGTACGATCTGCCCGACGATTACTACCGTAACTACGTCAGCAACCTCATGGCCGTCACGACCGATGACGTCCAGCACATGGCGCAGAAATACCTCGACCCGCAGAACGTGGCGCTGCTTGCCGTCGGTGACGCCAGCGTCATCGCCGACCGCCTCAAGCAGTTCGGTCCCGTGAAGATGTACGACACCGACATGCACCCCGTTTCGGCGGAGAAATCCTTCGAGGTCGACATTGACGCCCCGACGCTGATCAAGAAGCACATTGCGGCGATCGGCGGACGCGAGAAGCTCGAGGACGTCACGTCGCGTCAGATGGAAGCGAACGTCAGTCTCGATTTCGGCATGGCGCAGGCAGAGGGCGTGCTCAGCGAAACCACCATGGCCCCCGGCAAGAAGTTCCAGACCGTGACGCTTTCCGTCGACATGGGCGGTCAGACGCGCATGCTGGAGAGCAAGCAGTGGGTCGACGGTGTGCATGCCGCCGTGCAGCAGCCCGGTCAGCCAGCACAGAAAATGAGCGGTGAAGAACTCGCCTCGATGATCGAAGACGAACAGTTCAATCCCGTACTGCGCATGGCTGAACTCGGCTGGACCGCAACGGTCAAGGCGAAGAAATCCATGGACAAACGCGTCGTCTACGTCGTCGAAATGCAGAAGCAGCATTCCCAGGAGGAATGGTACATCGATGCGGATAATTATCTGCTGATCGGAAAGTCGACAACGGCGGAAACGCCGCAGGGCCCGATCACCACCATGAACCGCTACTCCGACTACCGCGATACCGATGGCGTCATGCTTCCGTATCACATGACTGTCGAGAATCCGATGATGACCATGAACGCCGATGTTACTTCCTACAAGCACAACATCGACGTCGACGAAAGCATCTTTACCTACTCGGCAAACTAA
- a CDS encoding insulinase family protein has translation MTQRLFSLLLLLLLATSASAQDFTPIKYEEYKLDNGLSVILHVDRTAPTAMTYCLYRVGSKDEVEGRTGFAHFFEHLMFEGTENIKRGTIDKLVTGAGGVLNASTSFDKTDYFFKVPIHQLELALWIESERMMHLVIDSLGVETQRKVVKEELKQRYEGRPFGTLGDNLFKTTFKGTQYEWMPIGQAQDINNASIEEFREFHDKFYIPNNACLVVGGDLDVAQTKKWIKEYFGSIPAGPKPERVKVVIPEQTEPREVIVEEEVTPLPAYIESYITVDYRNDDAYALELLGDVLSNGKSSRLYQRLVDTDQIALQASSFGMPLDKSGMFSFIAIANAGVDFETIQNAITDEIQKVQKEGITEEEFTKVRNAKETSFTHGFLSLDNKLRSLASYSLFYGNTDLVNTELEKYMDVTREDIQRVAQKYLKPNRKNVVKYVVMDKNS, from the coding sequence ATGACACAACGTCTTTTTTCTCTGCTCCTGCTCCTCCTGCTCGCCACGAGCGCGAGTGCGCAGGATTTCACCCCCATCAAGTACGAAGAGTACAAGCTGGATAACGGGCTCAGCGTCATTCTGCACGTCGACCGCACCGCGCCGACGGCCATGACCTACTGCCTTTACCGCGTCGGATCCAAGGACGAGGTCGAAGGCCGCACCGGTTTTGCCCATTTCTTCGAGCATCTCATGTTCGAGGGCACCGAAAACATCAAGCGCGGCACCATCGACAAACTGGTCACCGGAGCCGGCGGCGTGCTCAACGCGTCCACTTCCTTCGACAAGACCGATTATTTCTTCAAGGTGCCGATCCACCAGCTCGAGCTGGCACTGTGGATCGAATCCGAGCGCATGATGCATCTCGTCATCGATTCCCTCGGCGTCGAGACCCAGCGCAAAGTCGTCAAGGAAGAACTCAAGCAGCGCTATGAGGGACGTCCCTTCGGCACGCTGGGTGACAACCTGTTCAAGACCACCTTCAAGGGCACGCAGTACGAGTGGATGCCCATCGGTCAGGCGCAGGACATCAACAATGCGTCCATCGAGGAATTCCGTGAATTCCACGACAAGTTCTACATCCCCAACAACGCCTGCCTGGTAGTAGGCGGCGACCTCGACGTCGCGCAGACCAAGAAGTGGATTAAAGAGTATTTCGGTTCCATTCCCGCCGGACCCAAGCCGGAGCGCGTCAAAGTTGTCATCCCCGAGCAGACCGAACCGCGTGAAGTGATCGTTGAAGAAGAAGTCACCCCGCTTCCGGCATACATCGAATCGTATATCACCGTCGACTATCGCAATGACGATGCGTACGCGCTCGAGCTGCTGGGCGACGTGCTTTCGAACGGCAAGAGCTCCCGTCTGTATCAGCGCCTGGTCGATACCGATCAGATCGCGCTGCAGGCTTCCAGTTTCGGCATGCCGCTCGACAAATCGGGCATGTTCAGTTTCATCGCCATCGCCAACGCAGGGGTCGACTTCGAGACCATTCAGAACGCGATTACCGATGAAATCCAGAAAGTACAGAAGGAAGGAATTACCGAAGAGGAATTCACCAAGGTGCGCAATGCGAAGGAAACGTCGTTTACGCACGGCTTCCTGTCGCTCGATAACAAGCTCCGCAGCCTGGCTTCCTATTCGCTGTTTTACGGCAACACCGATCTCGTCAATACGGAACTTGAGAAGTACATGGATGTGACGCGTGAAGATATTCAGCGCGTTGCTCAGAAATATCTCAAACCCAACCGCAAGAACGTGGTCAAGTACGTCGTCATGGACAAAAACAGCTAA
- a CDS encoding HAD family phosphatase — protein sequence MIQAVFFDLDGVIADTLHYHYLAWDKMFQELGGSVSEHSVLLHEGRASREILPTFLEEAGVQLPPEEHEDFIERKRAYYRSIVNMQYFPHVFEVIAEMRDRGFRTALVTASSTKNMEAALPPERRALFDFLITGDEVHRAKPNPDPYLAPMQHMQLEPAECVVVENAPLGIESAKNAGMTCVAVESTLGREYLGLADIIIHEIRELPGLRLFRRQEQ from the coding sequence ATGATTCAGGCGGTTTTTTTTGACCTCGACGGCGTCATCGCCGATACCCTCCACTATCATTATCTGGCATGGGACAAGATGTTCCAGGAGCTGGGTGGTTCGGTATCCGAACATTCGGTGCTGCTGCATGAGGGACGCGCCTCACGCGAAATTCTTCCGACCTTTCTCGAGGAGGCCGGCGTGCAGCTGCCCCCGGAAGAGCATGAAGATTTCATCGAGCGCAAGCGCGCGTACTATCGTTCCATCGTGAACATGCAGTATTTCCCGCATGTGTTCGAGGTCATCGCGGAAATGCGCGATCGCGGTTTCCGCACGGCGCTGGTGACGGCATCTTCGACAAAGAACATGGAAGCCGCCCTGCCGCCCGAGCGCCGCGCACTGTTTGATTTCCTCATCACCGGTGACGAAGTCCACCGCGCCAAACCCAATCCCGATCCCTATCTCGCCCCGATGCAGCACATGCAGCTCGAACCTGCCGAATGCGTGGTGGTTGAAAACGCCCCGCTCGGTATCGAGTCCGCCAAAAACGCGGGCATGACCTGCGTCGCGGTGGAGAGTACGCTGGGACGCGAGTATCTCGGACTGGCGGATATCATCATTCATGAAATCCGCGAACTGCCGGGGCTCCGGCTGTTTCGGCGCCAGGAACAATAG
- a CDS encoding T9SS type A sorting domain-containing protein — translation MYRVFLTSLLLASFLILALRGPAVAQTPEYGTGTLEAGRMTLTVSRAGQIAPTIQGVQKGLLWPAGPEGTQEENIRMRSMLFSATPVLAGRVRGQLRVSASYYRDNYLPGPILPGLRTVNPYDSRYRPFVIRIGGEADRDFVEWPYELGAPVDSAFAPEFYGSPQMFWVMNDLDSAAMRENIGNDPMGLELRCLAFPATDRSFIGTDAMLLQYTWINHSPDTIHDAYAGFFADPDLRDGGDEYAGSDSLAALAYVYDDDYVDPKEEGMPTAFGISMLQTPVVRGLPTDSARWSAGMLHGFRNIPVTAAIVPWKSPITNPAAEPEIGAGADGWYALLQGEGRGTAIRNPLTGMPSRFWYSGNPLSGEGWQMEDGLLFDNGETAADGRPHDQRIMVSAGPFTLLPGDTQQVVIAMIASRAATGRAAAYQLRDRADFLRQYYQRHNAIDSITAASVIPEALPAGGVRLRFILRGDDVLGSVQGEIVSSDGTLLQRLPLTESISQESANYSGSVDIPEGTDGVNTAFIVTIDGETHRLPGRVSIPLAGAVDGGGAALLQEYDGNGRIAPDEDAHWIPRLYNSTQLPLDLRLEASHLPYTEWMNFPALPARTTSPSASYPWQTEYGYRTVPVDTDNWGTVFDSVRFEYDLYDVEKNSWWRLSNWVQVDSTAEEWYDLLMTPVITASEQRPGLILENLEALRDRSYLARISEGRMLSLYDSASGTLLFEDFGLDEFNGMAPIVDGFRVVRGTIGSSRQGYFFTDVEGLQTSEYGMWPAPAGTSVFANDERREFRIDFTLDGREYWLFADRGYEGRVRLPLRAYMKEDDGSWTAVQVALVEMGPDIPDGDPNPDGGDYLMLYQLPYQAEGRPDVGILPESIAAFPAPLLLYLNALPTSGSLSIEYPIPVMPGDVFVFNPRHVLLAESNKSPEAATLHAPTPMPFTQWTSVVVELQQAGQLRAEVYNTLGQRVDVLFDGMQEKGKHLMVWDGYWNDGRMAESGMYLLRVETGGREISRKLLLLR, via the coding sequence ATGTATCGCGTGTTCCTGACATCTTTACTGCTTGCATCCTTCCTGATACTGGCGTTGCGTGGACCAGCGGTCGCGCAGACACCGGAGTATGGAACGGGGACGCTGGAGGCGGGAAGGATGACGCTGACGGTTTCGCGTGCGGGACAGATAGCGCCGACGATTCAGGGTGTGCAGAAGGGATTGCTGTGGCCTGCGGGACCGGAGGGCACGCAGGAGGAGAACATTCGCATGCGCAGCATGCTGTTTTCCGCAACACCGGTGCTGGCAGGACGCGTGCGGGGGCAGCTGCGGGTCTCGGCAAGCTACTATCGGGACAATTATCTTCCCGGACCGATTCTTCCCGGACTCCGTACAGTCAATCCCTATGATTCGCGATACCGCCCGTTTGTTATTCGCATCGGGGGTGAGGCGGACAGGGATTTCGTCGAATGGCCGTATGAACTGGGAGCACCGGTGGACTCGGCGTTCGCGCCCGAGTTCTACGGCTCTCCGCAGATGTTCTGGGTGATGAACGATCTCGACAGCGCGGCCATGCGCGAGAATATCGGGAACGATCCGATGGGACTCGAACTGCGCTGCCTGGCTTTTCCGGCGACGGATCGGTCGTTCATCGGAACGGATGCCATGCTGCTGCAGTACACGTGGATCAACCACTCTCCCGATACCATCCACGATGCGTACGCCGGCTTTTTTGCCGACCCCGATCTGCGCGATGGCGGGGATGAGTACGCAGGCAGCGATTCGCTGGCGGCACTGGCATACGTGTACGACGATGATTACGTCGACCCGAAAGAAGAAGGCATGCCCACCGCATTCGGCATCTCCATGCTGCAGACGCCGGTCGTGCGTGGACTTCCTACCGACAGCGCGCGATGGAGCGCCGGTATGCTGCATGGCTTCCGTAATATTCCGGTGACTGCGGCCATTGTGCCATGGAAATCCCCGATCACGAATCCCGCCGCGGAACCCGAGATCGGCGCCGGGGCTGATGGCTGGTATGCGCTGCTGCAGGGCGAGGGACGCGGAACGGCAATACGGAATCCCCTTACGGGAATGCCCTCACGGTTCTGGTATTCCGGCAATCCCCTCAGCGGGGAAGGCTGGCAGATGGAAGACGGACTGCTGTTCGATAACGGGGAAACCGCCGCCGACGGCAGACCGCATGATCAGCGCATCATGGTGTCTGCCGGACCGTTCACCCTGCTGCCCGGCGATACGCAGCAGGTTGTCATCGCGATGATCGCTTCCCGTGCCGCGACGGGCAGAGCCGCGGCCTACCAGCTCCGCGACCGTGCAGATTTCCTGCGCCAGTATTATCAGCGGCACAATGCCATCGATTCGATCACCGCTGCTTCCGTGATTCCCGAAGCACTTCCTGCCGGTGGCGTGCGTCTGCGCTTCATCCTCCGCGGCGATGATGTGCTGGGAAGCGTACAGGGCGAGATCGTGTCTTCCGACGGCACGCTGCTGCAGCGCCTGCCGCTGACGGAAAGTATCAGCCAGGAATCCGCCAATTATTCCGGCAGCGTGGATATTCCCGAAGGCACCGACGGCGTCAACACGGCCTTTATCGTAACCATTGACGGCGAAACGCATCGGCTGCCCGGACGCGTTTCCATTCCTCTCGCAGGTGCCGTCGACGGTGGTGGCGCCGCTCTTCTGCAGGAGTATGATGGAAACGGCCGCATCGCGCCCGACGAAGATGCACACTGGATTCCCCGCCTGTATAACAGCACGCAGCTCCCGCTCGACCTTCGTCTCGAAGCCAGTCATCTCCCCTACACCGAGTGGATGAATTTCCCTGCATTGCCTGCGCGTACGACATCCCCGTCTGCTTCCTATCCCTGGCAGACGGAATACGGGTACCGCACCGTCCCTGTCGATACCGACAACTGGGGCACGGTGTTCGACAGTGTGCGCTTCGAGTACGATCTCTATGACGTCGAGAAAAATTCGTGGTGGCGGCTCAGCAACTGGGTGCAGGTAGACAGCACGGCGGAGGAGTGGTACGACCTTCTCATGACGCCCGTCATCACTGCGAGCGAGCAGCGTCCAGGGTTGATTCTCGAAAATCTCGAAGCGCTGCGTGACCGCAGCTATCTCGCCCGTATCTCCGAGGGACGCATGCTCTCGCTCTACGACAGCGCCTCCGGCACGCTGCTGTTCGAGGATTTCGGTCTCGATGAATTCAACGGCATGGCACCGATCGTCGATGGATTTCGTGTGGTGCGCGGTACCATCGGATCCTCGCGACAGGGCTATTTCTTCACCGATGTTGAGGGACTGCAGACTTCGGAATACGGGATGTGGCCGGCACCTGCGGGCACAAGTGTTTTCGCGAATGACGAACGAAGGGAATTCCGCATCGACTTCACGCTCGATGGACGCGAATACTGGCTTTTCGCGGACAGGGGATATGAGGGAAGGGTGCGCCTGCCGCTGCGTGCGTATATGAAAGAGGATGACGGGAGCTGGACGGCGGTGCAGGTGGCCCTGGTCGAAATGGGACCCGACATCCCCGATGGCGATCCGAATCCTGACGGCGGCGACTACCTGATGCTCTATCAACTTCCTTACCAGGCGGAGGGAAGACCCGATGTCGGCATTCTGCCGGAAAGTATAGCCGCATTTCCCGCCCCGCTGCTGCTGTACCTGAACGCTCTGCCCACCAGTGGTTCACTCAGCATCGAATATCCCATTCCTGTCATGCCGGGTGATGTGTTCGTGTTCAATCCCCGCCATGTGCTGCTCGCTGAAAGCAACAAGTCCCCCGAAGCCGCCACGCTGCATGCACCGACACCGATGCCTTTCACGCAGTGGACTTCAGTCGTTGTCGAACTGCAGCAGGCCGGGCAATTGCGGGCGGAGGTGTACAATACGCTGGGACAGCGGGTGGACGTTCTTTTCGATGGGATGCAGGAGAAGGGAAAACACCTGATGGTGTGGGATGGCTACTGGAACGACGGACGTATGGCGGAATCGGGCATGTACCTGCTGCGCGTGGAAACGGGAGGAAGGGAAATTTCAAGGAAACTGCTTCTGCTGCGCTGA
- a CDS encoding heme-binding domain-containing protein — protein sequence MNRGIKYFFYGGILMILLLQIPQPERSNPPVTGDLQVSTEVQTILRKACYDCHSNETNWPWYSYINPIAWQVSHDVVEGRKHLNFSEWSSYEARKQYHVKGEIVDVLKEDEMPLQIYLIMHGEAELTQHEKQLIYTWADK from the coding sequence ATGAATCGCGGTATCAAGTATTTTTTCTACGGGGGCATTCTGATGATTCTGCTGCTGCAGATTCCGCAGCCCGAGCGCAGCAATCCTCCCGTCACCGGGGATCTGCAGGTTTCAACTGAGGTACAGACCATTCTCCGCAAAGCCTGCTACGATTGCCATTCCAACGAGACCAACTGGCCCTGGTACAGCTACATCAACCCCATCGCCTGGCAGGTCAGTCATGACGTCGTCGAAGGACGCAAGCATCTGAACTTTTCGGAGTGGTCTTCCTACGAGGCACGGAAGCAGTATCACGTCAAGGGCGAGATTGTCGACGTACTGAAAGAGGATGAGATGCCACTGCAGATTTACCTCATTATGCATGGCGAAGCGGAGCTGACGCAGCATGAAAAACAGCTCATCTATACCTGGGCTGACAAATAG
- a CDS encoding UTP--glucose-1-phosphate uridylyltransferase has translation MREAGMHPLVTTMFKRNFLQLLSGSTGSISRSQIDPVDDVPDAEKLSGYTEAGENALGHTVVIKLNGGLGTSMGLDRAKSLIPVKDELRFIDVIARQLLHMQKVHNHRVPLLLMNSFATHEDSLEALAGYDELRGELPLDFLQHRVPKVLVEDLQPAMHEETPDLEWCPPGHGDIYTALVTSGLLDQLLAMDIRYAFVSNADNLGAVIDIDILGYFAAENLPFMMEVADRTPADRKGGHLALLKDGRLTLRESAQCPDDEKDDFQNIALFRYFNTNSLWLDLRALKETLERYDNILPLPLIRNSKTLDPRNADSPAVYQLETAMGAAISLFENAAALRVPRSRFAPVKTTDDLLAVWSDAYVLTEDYRIVQNPVRTLPTIDIVLDKQHYKFVSQLESHFPSGAPSLLHCSSLRIEGDVYFGSEVRCKGDVRISVPDGEQRHIADESRLES, from the coding sequence ATGCGTGAGGCCGGCATGCATCCGCTGGTCACGACCATGTTCAAGAGGAATTTCCTGCAGCTGCTCAGCGGTTCGACGGGAAGCATTTCACGATCGCAGATCGATCCGGTCGACGATGTGCCGGATGCTGAAAAACTGAGCGGATATACGGAAGCGGGGGAAAACGCTCTCGGACATACGGTGGTGATCAAGCTGAATGGCGGACTCGGAACGAGCATGGGGCTCGACAGGGCGAAGAGTCTTATCCCGGTCAAGGATGAGCTGCGCTTCATCGATGTGATAGCGCGGCAGCTGCTGCATATGCAGAAAGTGCATAATCACCGCGTGCCGCTGCTGCTGATGAACAGTTTCGCCACGCATGAAGACAGCCTGGAAGCCCTTGCCGGCTACGATGAGCTGCGCGGGGAGCTGCCGCTGGACTTTCTGCAGCATCGCGTCCCCAAGGTGCTGGTCGAAGACCTGCAGCCTGCGATGCATGAAGAAACGCCTGACCTGGAATGGTGTCCCCCGGGACATGGGGATATCTATACCGCGCTGGTGACGTCGGGACTGCTCGACCAACTGCTGGCGATGGATATCCGCTATGCCTTCGTGAGCAACGCCGACAATCTCGGTGCTGTCATCGACATCGACATTCTCGGGTATTTCGCTGCCGAGAATCTTCCGTTCATGATGGAAGTGGCGGATCGCACGCCGGCGGACCGCAAGGGCGGACACCTGGCACTGCTGAAAGACGGGCGCCTTACCCTCCGCGAGAGCGCACAGTGTCCGGATGACGAAAAAGATGATTTCCAGAATATCGCGCTGTTCCGGTATTTCAACACCAATTCACTCTGGCTGGATCTGCGCGCACTCAAGGAAACACTGGAGCGGTATGACAACATTCTCCCGCTTCCGCTGATACGGAACAGCAAGACGCTGGATCCCCGCAACGCCGATTCGCCGGCGGTATATCAGCTCGAAACTGCCATGGGGGCGGCCATCTCACTCTTCGAGAATGCAGCCGCACTGCGGGTGCCCCGCAGCCGTTTCGCCCCGGTGAAGACCACCGACGATCTGCTCGCCGTGTGGTCCGACGCCTACGTGCTCACAGAAGACTATCGCATCGTACAGAATCCCGTGCGGACGCTGCCGACCATCGACATCGTCCTCGACAAACAGCACTACAAATTCGTATCCCAACTCGAGTCGCATTTTCCATCAGGCGCACCCTCACTGCTGCACTGTTCTTCCCTACGCATAGAAGGCGATGTATATTTCGGCAGTGAGGTCCGCTGCAAGGGCGACGTACGCATCAGCGTCCCTGATGGCGAACAGCGGCACATTGCGGACGAAAGCAGATTGGAGAGCTGA